From one candidate division Zixibacteria bacterium HGW-Zixibacteria-1 genomic stretch:
- a CDS encoding CoA activase has protein sequence MVNKMQSKRPLLGIDIGSVSVKIAALDHTGRIIRTIYRRFHGRPYQTLKSLLDNEFREYKNVPVNLGFTGIGSKTAVGILGGDAFGEINVISIANFALYPEIVTIIEMGGEDSKFIQLDPVKKVVVDFSMNNLCAAGTGSFLDQQAGRLKISIEEEFGKLALKSKNPPRIAGRCSVFAKSDMIHLQQIATPDFDIVAGLCYAVARNFKSAIARGKKFIPPVAFEGGVAANPGVIRAFTDILEIEDGQLIVPEHFNVIGAIGAAMMAGKSTKSQSALIDTHKISGYLNYREIQQNGRERLTFDYPDSKYYAITAQKYTQNIDNLEVYLGIDVGSLSTNLVLIDKDKNVVARRYLMTEGRPIEAVRRGLEEIGDEVGIRVKVVGVGTTGSGRYLTGDFVGADIIKNEITAQATAAINIDPTVDTIFEIGGQDSKYISLNNKTVIDFEMNKACTAGTGSFLQEQAEKLDINIEREFGDRALAAECPVGCGERCTVFMESDLVSHQRGGASTNDLIAGLAYSIASNYLTKVVGDRKVGDNIFFQGGVAWNKGVVAAFEKLTGKKVTVPPHHDVTGAIGAAILAMEVDQGNGSNFKGFDLSRRKYVLSTFTCEDCSNMCEIHKVEVEGEEPLYYGSRCEKYDVKRREEEETKIPDYVNFRQRLLMKRYIEHDTSKPVKGRVGIPRILQFFEYFPYWRAFFETLGFEVVNSDLSNHEIVEDSLEMFSAETCFPVKMTFGHVQNLIKKQVDYIFLPGIIKFTENENMEKGSYICPYVQSISNTINAKFDFKAAGIEYIGLPIRIVRNKTKMFSHLQPLLKVLHAKDKDLKRAIENGMKAYDLFRSGLITKGKEILDSLEPDEKCIVLVSRPYNGIDRRLSLEIPSKIRKMGLKVIPIDFLPLDLDTKDLATMYWLYGRKIMAAASFIRKHPNLYAVYLTSFGCGPDSFITHFFRRLMSGKPYLQLELDEHSADAGLITRVEAFLDSLRFYSYHPSVSEFSLTGKKFSPRNKIVYVPNMCDHAYPIAASLKRFGVNAEVLPEPDETSLYYGKKFTSGKECFPCVVTTGDMIRQVKSKDFKPDDSVFLMFGAEGPCRFGQYSKYHRIVLDELGYPNVPIFSPNSNNSYSEFGLGTGAFRKLGWRSVIFVDCLIKSLLKTRPYETEKGTAEKVYYKYLHKVQDHILAGGDPVDLAKEAAKEFSQIPVLGNPRPVVGLVGEIYLRNNRFSNNHLITKLEKLGMEVKLATLAEWVNYTTYTFRLDSIYKKNWKGVVAAYLQQIIQSRDEHKMEKSFDRHLPIDHEDSVINITKLAAPYLPIEVRGEAVLSIGKSIDFVRRGASGIINCMPFNCMPGTIVSSLSRKVSHDFHDIPWLNISYEGLKDTGEETRLEAFVDQVTNYSNSISQKIITYE, from the coding sequence ATGGTTAATAAAATGCAATCAAAAAGACCGTTATTAGGAATCGATATCGGATCAGTATCGGTAAAAATAGCCGCGCTGGACCACACCGGGCGCATTATCAGGACCATTTACCGCAGATTTCACGGGCGACCATACCAGACATTAAAAAGCCTTCTGGATAATGAATTCAGGGAATACAAGAATGTCCCTGTCAATCTGGGCTTTACCGGCATTGGCAGCAAGACTGCCGTCGGAATTTTGGGAGGGGACGCCTTTGGCGAGATTAATGTTATAAGCATTGCCAACTTTGCGTTATATCCGGAAATAGTAACAATTATCGAAATGGGCGGGGAGGATTCCAAATTTATCCAGCTTGACCCGGTCAAGAAAGTCGTTGTCGATTTCAGCATGAACAATCTTTGTGCCGCCGGAACCGGGTCGTTCCTGGACCAGCAGGCCGGCAGGCTTAAAATTTCTATCGAGGAAGAGTTCGGAAAACTGGCTCTGAAATCGAAAAACCCACCACGCATTGCCGGAAGATGCTCGGTCTTTGCCAAATCCGACATGATCCACCTTCAGCAAATCGCCACTCCCGATTTTGATATTGTGGCCGGCCTCTGTTATGCGGTCGCACGCAATTTTAAGAGCGCCATCGCCCGCGGTAAGAAATTTATCCCACCGGTCGCTTTCGAAGGGGGGGTGGCGGCCAATCCGGGTGTTATCCGGGCGTTCACTGATATATTGGAAATCGAAGATGGTCAATTGATCGTCCCAGAACATTTCAACGTGATTGGCGCCATCGGCGCGGCCATGATGGCCGGTAAATCAACCAAAAGCCAATCCGCTCTTATAGACACCCACAAGATCTCCGGTTACCTGAATTACCGGGAAATCCAGCAAAATGGCCGTGAAAGGCTTACTTTTGATTACCCGGATTCAAAATACTATGCTATTACGGCCCAAAAATATACTCAAAATATTGATAATCTTGAAGTTTACCTCGGGATCGACGTGGGCTCTCTCTCGACCAACCTGGTTCTAATAGATAAGGACAAAAATGTTGTTGCCAGGCGGTATTTAATGACCGAAGGACGGCCAATCGAAGCTGTCCGGCGCGGTCTTGAGGAAATCGGGGATGAGGTCGGCATTCGAGTCAAGGTGGTGGGTGTTGGTACAACCGGCTCCGGAAGATATCTTACAGGCGATTTTGTGGGAGCGGATATTATAAAAAACGAAATTACAGCCCAGGCGACAGCGGCTATCAATATTGATCCCACCGTTGATACGATTTTTGAAATCGGGGGTCAGGACTCAAAATATATTTCTTTAAATAATAAGACCGTAATCGACTTCGAAATGAATAAGGCCTGTACCGCCGGGACCGGATCCTTTTTACAGGAACAGGCTGAGAAACTGGATATCAATATTGAACGTGAGTTCGGAGATCGGGCGCTTGCGGCCGAATGCCCGGTCGGATGCGGCGAACGCTGCACCGTCTTTATGGAATCGGATCTGGTCAGCCATCAGCGCGGCGGGGCCTCTACCAATGATCTGATTGCCGGTCTGGCCTATTCCATAGCATCAAATTACCTGACCAAGGTGGTCGGAGATCGTAAGGTTGGTGACAATATATTCTTCCAGGGAGGAGTCGCCTGGAACAAAGGCGTCGTGGCGGCCTTCGAAAAGTTAACGGGGAAAAAGGTCACGGTTCCGCCTCATCATGATGTCACGGGCGCAATAGGGGCCGCCATCCTGGCGATGGAAGTCGACCAGGGGAACGGTTCGAATTTCAAGGGATTTGATCTTTCCCGGCGAAAATATGTCCTGAGCACCTTTACCTGTGAAGATTGCTCCAATATGTGCGAAATCCACAAGGTGGAAGTCGAGGGAGAGGAGCCGCTTTACTACGGAAGCCGCTGTGAAAAATACGATGTTAAGCGGCGTGAGGAAGAAGAAACAAAGATTCCGGATTATGTCAATTTCCGGCAGCGGCTGCTGATGAAGAGATACATCGAACATGATACAAGCAAGCCGGTTAAAGGTCGAGTCGGTATTCCCAGGATCCTTCAATTTTTTGAATACTTTCCTTATTGGAGAGCCTTTTTTGAGACACTTGGATTTGAAGTGGTTAATTCGGATCTTTCCAATCATGAAATCGTCGAAGATTCACTGGAAATGTTTTCCGCCGAAACCTGTTTTCCGGTCAAAATGACTTTCGGTCATGTCCAGAATCTTATCAAGAAACAGGTGGACTATATTTTCCTGCCCGGAATAATCAAGTTTACGGAAAACGAGAACATGGAAAAGGGCAGTTATATATGTCCTTATGTGCAATCGATTTCAAATACAATTAATGCAAAATTTGATTTCAAGGCCGCCGGCATTGAATACATCGGCCTTCCGATAAGAATCGTCAGAAATAAAACTAAAATGTTCAGCCACTTACAACCTCTCCTTAAAGTATTACATGCAAAAGATAAAGATCTGAAACGGGCCATAGAGAACGGCATGAAGGCTTACGATCTTTTCCGAAGCGGGTTGATAACCAAGGGGAAGGAAATTTTGGATTCCCTCGAGCCGGATGAAAAATGCATTGTGCTGGTCAGCCGGCCATATAACGGCATCGATCGCCGATTATCGCTGGAGATTCCTTCCAAGATTAGGAAAATGGGGCTGAAGGTAATTCCAATTGATTTCCTGCCTTTGGATCTCGATACTAAGGACCTCGCCACCATGTACTGGCTGTATGGACGAAAAATAATGGCGGCGGCAAGTTTTATAAGAAAGCATCCTAATTTGTACGCCGTATATTTGACCTCCTTCGGATGCGGCCCCGATTCGTTTATAACTCATTTTTTCAGGCGGCTGATGTCAGGGAAGCCTTACCTGCAACTCGAATTGGATGAACATTCGGCTGATGCCGGTTTAATCACGAGGGTCGAAGCCTTTCTGGATTCACTACGTTTTTACTCATATCACCCCTCTGTTTCGGAGTTCAGTCTGACCGGCAAGAAATTTTCGCCCCGCAATAAAATTGTTTACGTACCGAACATGTGTGATCACGCTTATCCCATCGCCGCCAGTCTGAAAAGATTTGGCGTCAATGCCGAGGTCCTGCCGGAGCCGGATGAAACCAGCCTTTACTATGGTAAGAAGTTTACTTCCGGGAAGGAATGTTTTCCATGCGTTGTCACTACCGGCGATATGATTCGCCAGGTTAAATCAAAAGATTTCAAACCGGATGATTCCGTTTTCCTGATGTTTGGCGCGGAAGGCCCCTGCCGCTTTGGCCAGTACAGTAAATATCATCGTATCGTGCTGGATGAATTGGGCTATCCGAATGTTCCGATATTTTCACCCAATTCAAACAACTCATATTCCGAGTTCGGATTGGGCACCGGTGCCTTTCGTAAATTGGGGTGGCGATCGGTTATTTTCGTTGACTGTCTGATCAAGAGCCTGTTAAAGACCAGACCATATGAAACAGAAAAAGGAACTGCCGAAAAAGTCTATTATAAGTATCTTCACAAGGTCCAGGATCATATCCTTGCCGGCGGCGATCCCGTGGATCTGGCAAAGGAAGCTGCAAAAGAATTCAGCCAAATTCCCGTCCTCGGCAATCCCAGACCGGTGGTCGGATTGGTCGGAGAAATTTACCTTCGCAACAATCGTTTCTCCAATAATCATTTGATAACCAAGCTCGAGAAACTGGGCATGGAAGTCAAACTGGCCACCCTGGCCGAGTGGGTCAATTACACGACGTATACGTTTCGCCTGGATTCGATTTATAAAAAGAACTGGAAAGGCGTTGTGGCGGCATATTTACAGCAGATTATTCAGAGCCGCGATGAACACAAAATGGAAAAGTCATTTGACCGACATTTGCCGATTGACCATGAAGATTCGGTGATCAATATTACAAAGCTGGCGGCCCCATATTTACCGATTGAAGTCAGGGGCGAGGCGGTACTGTCCATCGGCAAGTCGATTGATTTTGTCCGAAGAGGCGCTTCCGGAATCATCAACTGCATGCCGTTTAATTGCATGCCGGGAACCATTGTAAGTTCACTGTCAAGAAAAGTCTCACATGATTTTCATGATATCCCATGGCTTAATATAAGCTACGAAGGACTTAAAGATACCGGCGAGGAGACCCGACTTGAGGCATTTGTCGACCAGGTCACGAACTATAGCAATTCGATTTCGCAGAAAATTATAACATATGAATAA